One Qiania dongpingensis genomic window carries:
- a CDS encoding carbon starvation CstA family protein, with protein sequence MSGIAILGVAIAVFLIAYVTYGSWLAKQWGVEPSRKTPAHTEEDGVDFVPAKAPILLGHHFSSIAGAGPINGPIQAAIFGWVPVLLWIVIGGIFFGAVQDFSSLFASIRHKGKSLGEVIEENISTKAKVCFTVFAWLVLILVVAAFADIVAGTFAGVAADPADAAAVSAANANGSVATASMLFIPLAVMFGFMNRKNLNLLISTVIGVVLLAVCIVAGLNFPLHVSKNVWLFIVFAYIFVASVAPVWILLQPRDYLNSFLLYFMIIAAIIGIFGTNPNVQLSAFTGWNINGQTLFPFLFITVACGAVSGFHSLISSGTTSKQLNSEKDAKLIGYGSMLIECVLAVIALVAVGYLTADGAYTSIGTPPKVFATAISTFFANMGMGDKAVSTVHTIILLAISAFALTSLDTATRLGRFLFQELFATKKDGSKNILGNMYVATIITIAAAGLLTIAGYSKIWALFGACNQLVAVPAFLAVACWLKKIGRNHKMFYFPMFFMLAATLSSLVITFINNIKKLIDGTGTFLVEGLQDILVVPIVVLAIIMVIDGFKVLFGKTKQQA encoded by the coding sequence ATGAGTGGTATAGCAATTTTAGGTGTTGCCATCGCAGTCTTTCTGATTGCCTATGTAACCTATGGTTCATGGCTGGCAAAGCAATGGGGCGTGGAGCCGTCCAGAAAGACCCCCGCCCATACAGAAGAAGACGGTGTCGATTTTGTGCCGGCCAAGGCTCCGATCCTTTTGGGACATCACTTCTCTTCCATCGCCGGGGCGGGTCCCATAAACGGCCCTATCCAGGCTGCAATTTTCGGCTGGGTTCCCGTACTGTTATGGATTGTCATCGGCGGTATCTTTTTTGGAGCGGTACAGGATTTCTCGTCTCTGTTCGCTTCCATCCGTCATAAGGGAAAATCTCTTGGCGAAGTTATTGAAGAAAACATCAGCACCAAAGCAAAAGTCTGTTTCACCGTATTTGCGTGGCTGGTCCTGATCCTGGTCGTGGCCGCCTTTGCGGATATTGTAGCAGGTACCTTCGCCGGTGTAGCCGCTGATCCTGCGGATGCCGCCGCCGTATCTGCCGCCAATGCCAACGGCTCTGTGGCCACAGCCTCCATGCTGTTTATACCGCTGGCCGTCATGTTCGGATTCATGAACCGGAAAAATCTGAATCTGTTGATTTCCACTGTCATCGGTGTGGTGCTTCTGGCCGTCTGCATCGTGGCCGGCCTTAATTTTCCGCTCCATGTGTCCAAAAATGTATGGCTGTTTATCGTATTTGCCTATATTTTTGTCGCATCTGTGGCTCCCGTGTGGATTCTCCTGCAGCCCAGGGATTATCTGAACAGCTTTTTACTGTACTTCATGATCATTGCCGCTATCATCGGCATCTTTGGCACCAACCCCAATGTACAGCTGAGCGCGTTCACCGGATGGAATATCAACGGGCAGACTCTGTTCCCCTTCTTATTCATCACAGTGGCCTGCGGAGCCGTATCCGGCTTCCACAGTCTCATCAGCTCCGGCACCACCTCCAAGCAGCTCAACAGCGAAAAGGATGCCAAGCTCATCGGTTATGGTTCCATGCTGATCGAATGTGTCCTGGCCGTGATCGCACTGGTAGCTGTCGGCTATCTGACCGCGGACGGCGCGTATACGAGCATCGGCACCCCGCCGAAAGTATTTGCAACTGCCATCAGTACCTTCTTCGCGAATATGGGAATGGGAGACAAGGCGGTGAGCACCGTACATACCATCATCCTGCTGGCCATCTCCGCCTTTGCCCTGACTTCCCTGGATACGGCTACCAGACTCGGCCGCTTCCTCTTCCAGGAGCTCTTTGCCACTAAAAAGGACGGAAGCAAGAATATACTCGGGAACATGTATGTGGCGACCATTATCACAATTGCCGCCGCCGGGCTTCTGACCATCGCCGGATACAGCAAAATCTGGGCATTGTTCGGCGCCTGCAATCAGCTGGTGGCTGTGCCTGCGTTTCTGGCCGTGGCATGCTGGCTTAAAAAAATCGGCAGAAACCACAAGATGTTTTATTTCCCGATGTTCTTCATGCTTGCCGCAACCCTGTCCTCTTTGGTCATCACCTTCATAAACAACATAAAGAAGCTGATTGACGGAACCGGGACGTTCCTGGTAGAAGGGCT
- a CDS encoding response regulator has product MKKSTLRFLWISLISALTLCIGVFVWITTYMVRQSSEALHKVGTIYMSQMSTQLKLHFNLLIDLHLSEAEGIIEQVSSGLSDSAGGTRIRLDAGGENNSFTYLSLYAEDGKNDVLRGETVEIIDEADFIDSLNHGEKKVAAGVTESGEMLLLLGVPASYSMEGGTSSLALVAGLPMKYVGESLSLDIGETLVYSHFIRKDGRFILRNADAGEDSYFERILSQKGIDGKTPQEMVQEMKEAIAGEEDYSVVVEIDGERRNTYFTPLPHSDWYLVSVMPYGTLEEPILTLGRQRIVTTLAGSGLIMITLLIIFFLYFRMSQRQLTALKEARKKADSANHAKSEFLSNMSHDIRTPMNAIVGMTAIASANLEKTEQVKDCLQKITFSSKHLLGLINDVLDMSKIESGKLTLNLEQISLRETVDSIVNIVQPQIKMKNQQFDVFLQDVHTEEVLCDGVRLNQVLLNLLSNSVKFTPEGGTVHLTMREEPSPKKDTFIRIHFYVKDTGIGMSKEFKERLFEAFERESSSQVNRTEGTGLGMAITKYIVDAMEGTIEVDSEPGAGSEFHVTIDVEKAQMLEEDMVLPEWNILVVDDDEQLCRSAASALKELGAVSEWASGGESALRMVQARQETGDEYQIILLDWKMPGLDGLQTARQLRRKIGGEIPILLISAYEWGDIEEEADAAGISGFIAKPLFKSTLFHTLSHYMGVSSDAMKAEELYKPELGGRRILLAEDNDLNWEIADMLLSEYGLEIERAENGQICVQKYDQSEPGFYDAVLMDIRMPVMDGYAAAKAIRASGRVDSDIPIIAMTADAFSEDIQKSAACGMNGHVIKPIDTALVIQLLQKYIRPGKGS; this is encoded by the coding sequence ATGAAAAAAAGCACGCTGCGTTTTTTATGGATCAGTCTGATCAGCGCCCTTACTCTCTGTATCGGTGTATTTGTATGGATCACCACATATATGGTGCGCCAGAGCAGTGAGGCACTCCATAAGGTAGGGACAATATATATGTCTCAGATGAGCACGCAGCTCAAGCTGCATTTTAATCTGCTGATCGATCTGCATCTGTCTGAGGCAGAAGGGATTATCGAACAGGTTTCTTCCGGGCTCTCAGACAGCGCTGGCGGAACACGGATAAGGTTAGATGCAGGCGGTGAAAATAATAGCTTTACATATTTGAGTCTTTATGCTGAGGATGGGAAAAATGATGTGCTCCGGGGAGAAACGGTTGAGATCATTGATGAAGCGGACTTTATCGATTCTCTGAACCACGGAGAAAAAAAGGTGGCGGCTGGAGTTACAGAATCCGGAGAGATGCTGCTTTTGCTGGGAGTGCCGGCCTCTTATTCCATGGAAGGTGGTACATCGTCTTTGGCCTTGGTAGCCGGACTTCCTATGAAATACGTTGGGGAGAGTCTTTCCCTGGATATCGGAGAGACACTGGTCTATTCCCATTTTATCCGGAAAGACGGCCGCTTTATCCTGCGGAATGCAGATGCCGGAGAGGATTCTTATTTTGAACGGATATTATCCCAGAAGGGAATTGATGGAAAAACGCCGCAGGAAATGGTGCAGGAAATGAAAGAGGCGATTGCGGGAGAAGAGGATTATTCGGTTGTAGTGGAAATCGATGGGGAACGCCGGAATACCTATTTTACTCCACTGCCTCATTCTGACTGGTATCTGGTATCGGTGATGCCATACGGGACTTTGGAGGAACCCATACTTACTCTCGGAAGACAGCGGATAGTCACCACTCTCGCAGGGAGCGGTCTGATCATGATCACTTTGCTGATCATCTTTTTCCTTTACTTCCGGATGTCACAGCGGCAGCTGACGGCGCTGAAGGAGGCCAGAAAGAAGGCGGACAGCGCAAATCACGCCAAGAGTGAGTTCCTGTCAAACATGAGTCATGATATCCGCACTCCGATGAATGCGATCGTAGGAATGACAGCCATAGCTTCGGCAAATCTGGAGAAAACGGAACAGGTAAAGGACTGTCTGCAGAAGATTACCTTTTCCAGTAAGCATCTGCTGGGGCTTATCAACGATGTGCTGGATATGTCGAAAATCGAGAGCGGGAAGCTGACACTGAATCTGGAGCAGATATCCCTTCGGGAGACTGTGGACAGTATTGTCAATATCGTTCAGCCACAGATTAAGATGAAAAATCAGCAGTTTGATGTGTTTCTTCAGGATGTTCATACAGAGGAAGTGCTCTGCGACGGGGTGCGGCTGAATCAGGTCCTTTTAAACCTGCTGTCCAATTCGGTCAAGTTCACGCCGGAGGGCGGGACCGTTCATCTGACCATGCGGGAGGAGCCGTCTCCGAAGAAGGACACTTTTATCCGGATCCATTTCTATGTGAAAGATACGGGAATCGGAATGTCGAAAGAATTCAAGGAGCGGCTGTTTGAGGCTTTTGAACGGGAAAGCAGCAGCCAGGTGAACAGAACAGAGGGAACCGGTCTTGGAATGGCGATCACTAAATATATTGTCGATGCCATGGAAGGAACCATTGAGGTAGACAGTGAGCCGGGTGCCGGGAGTGAATTCCATGTTACGATCGATGTGGAGAAGGCTCAGATGCTGGAAGAAGATATGGTCCTCCCCGAATGGAATATCCTTGTGGTGGACGATGATGAGCAGCTCTGCCGGAGTGCGGCTTCTGCCCTGAAAGAGCTTGGCGCTGTTTCAGAATGGGCATCTGGCGGGGAGAGCGCGCTTCGGATGGTCCAGGCACGCCAGGAAACCGGGGATGAATACCAGATCATCCTTTTGGATTGGAAAATGCCGGGACTGGACGGCCTGCAGACCGCAAGACAGCTCCGCCGGAAGATTGGAGGCGAGATTCCGATTCTGCTCATTTCCGCTTATGAATGGGGGGATATTGAAGAAGAAGCGGATGCTGCGGGCATAAGTGGTTTTATTGCAAAGCCGTTGTTTAAATCGACTCTGTTTCATACGCTGAGCCATTACATGGGAGTTTCGTCAGATGCTATGAAGGCGGAAGAACTATATAAGCCTGAACTTGGCGGAAGGCGTATTTTGCTGGCAGAAGACAATGACCTCAACTGGGAGATTGCCGATATGCTTCTTTCTGAATATGGATTGGAAATTGAACGGGCGGAAAATGGACAGATATGCGTACAAAAGTACGATCAGTCAGAGCCTGGTTTTTATGATGCGGTCTTAATGGATATCCGTATGCCGGTAATGGACGGCTATGCGGCGGCAAAAGCGATTCGGGCTTCAGGCCGGGTGGATTCCGATATCCCGATCATCGCAATGACCGCTGATGCTTTTTCAGAAGACATTCAAAAGAGTGCCGCCTGTGGAATGAACGGCCATGTGATCAAGCCGATCGATACCGCGCTGGTGATTCAGCTTCTTCAGAAGTATATCCGTCCGGGAAAAGGCTCCTGA
- a CDS encoding DUF3783 domain-containing protein, with amino-acid sequence MNPTETVLLYNFSGTDTGQKLKSVLLQMRVRIKLVEPDQYLEPIGWLAGIKAIPPTGEVYKGSGFPEQMLVMRGFTGNRIDELLQLLRRYEIPPILLKAVVTEHNKYWNSLELHEELQKEHAAMQARSEQSDGN; translated from the coding sequence ATGAATCCCACAGAAACAGTACTCTTATATAATTTTTCCGGCACCGATACCGGACAAAAGCTCAAATCTGTCCTCTTACAGATGCGTGTCCGCATCAAACTTGTGGAGCCGGACCAATATCTGGAGCCCATTGGCTGGCTGGCCGGGATCAAAGCCATCCCTCCCACAGGAGAAGTCTATAAAGGCAGCGGCTTTCCGGAACAAATGCTGGTCATGCGCGGCTTCACCGGAAACAGGATCGATGAGCTTTTACAGCTTCTTCGCCGGTACGAAATACCCCCTATCCTTCTAAAGGCTGTAGTCACCGAACACAACAAGTACTGGAATTCTCTCGAACTCCACGAAGAACTGCAAAAGGAACACGCGGCTATGCAGGCCCGTTCCGAGCAATCTGATGGAAACTGA